One window from the genome of Bubalus kerabau isolate K-KA32 ecotype Philippines breed swamp buffalo chromosome 17, PCC_UOA_SB_1v2, whole genome shotgun sequence encodes:
- the SYCN gene encoding syncollin, protein MSPLCPLLLTLALLAVPGVRGACPASADLNNADGTRTCAKLYDKSDPYYENCCAGAVLSLEPGADLPYLPSDWTKVISSIVVGQRCELTVWSGRGKEGKSRKFSAGSYPRLEEYRRGLFGDWSNAISAVYCSCK, encoded by the exons ATGTCCCCGCTGTGCCCACTGCTGCTGACCCTTGCCCTGTTGGCCGTCCCCGGCGTCCGGGGCGCCTGCCCGGCGTCCGCCGACCTGAATAACGCCGACGGGACGCGCACGTGCGCCAAGCTCTACGACAAGAGCGACCCCTACTACGAGAACTGCTGCGCCGGCGCCGTGCTTTCCTTGGAGCCGGGCGCCGACCTGCCCTACTTGCCCTCGGACTGGACGAAAGTCATCTCTTCGATCGTGGTGGGCCAGCGCTGCGAGCTCACCGTGTGGTCCGGTCGCGGCAAGGAGGGCAAGTCGCGCAAGTTCTCGGCCGGTAGCTACCCGCGCCTGGAGGAGTACCGCCGCGGCCTCTTCGGGGACTGGTCCAACGCCATCTCCGCGGTCTACTGCAG TTGCAAATGA